In Anaeromicrobium sediminis, the DNA window ACATTAAAATGTCTAATCTTTTTTATTATTTTATAATCCTTGGCAATAAAATTTTTATAAATTATATAACCTATTCCCATAGTCATTATATAATTTAACAACTTATCAAAACTCATTATATTAATATGTGAAAGGTCTATATCAAAGATTTCTCTAGTTAACGGAATAAAGAAGTTTCCAAGAATAATACACATGATGGACAATAAAAACATGGATATGTTGCTTCCAGCATGTCTACTTCTCTCTATAGTAGATTCTCCAAAAAATATTTGAGACATTTTTATAAATGATACACTTGTACCTAGATTTACAATAAATAACATTATAAATTTCAGATTATTGTCTGCAACACCATGTTTTATTATTGTTTTACTTACGAAGCCGTTAAAAAATGGTGAGCCAGTTATAGAAAGCATACCCACAATCATAAATAAAGATGTAAATGGTAAGTTTTTAAATACCCCCCTTATTTCCGTAATTCTTCTTACTCTATAATTATTAATTATAATTCCAGCTCCCATAAATAATAGGGATTTAAACATTGCATGATTGAAAATGTGCATTACACCGCCAACATAAGTTTTTCCATCCATACTACTAAGTCCCATCAAAATTATTCCTATCTGTGATATAGTATGAAAAGCTAAAATCTGCTTAATATCTTTCTGACTTAATGCGAATATAATTCCAGATATGGCTGTGAAAAAACCAAATAAAAAGAATAGATTATAAAAAATTTCTAATTTGAACATTTGATTCATTCTTATAAATATATATAAACCACTTTTAACTAATAAGCCAGAAAGTAAGGCTGATATGGAAGCGGGTGCAGCTCCATGAGCTTTAGGTAGCCAATTGTATACTGGGAAAAAGGCTGATTTAACTCCTATAGCAGCTATTATAAAAATATATGATATTTTTATAATAGAAAAATTTTTTATAGGATATATTTTTTCAGATATTATATCCATATTTAATGTTCCAGATACAACATATAATAATATTAAACCTAATAAATAAAAGATCATGCCTGTACTATTAAATAATAGGTAGTATAGTCCTGCGCGTACAGAATAGCCATCCTTTTTATATATTATAAGAATAGTAGAAATTATGGTAGTTATCTCAATGAAGATAAATAGATTAAATAAGTCATTGCTTTGAAGTAATCCTAAAAAGGTCCCCTCGAGGAACATTAAGAAAAATAGAAACTTAGAATCCTTCTTTCTTTTATCCCAGCAATAAATTAATATCATCCACCATATAAATATTGAAAGAAAAATAAATGAAATAGATAGTTTATCATTTTTTAGACATATTCCGATTGTTTTATCCCAGCCACCAAGTAATAAGACATTATTCACAATAAACTTATTAAAAGCATGATAATATGAAATGGCTAGAATAGTGATTATTGATTGGGATATGAAAACTAAGTAGTTAAAATATTTATTGTTTATTAGATAAATAAACATTGCGGTAATTATAGGAATAAATATTAGATAAACCGGTATAAACTTCATACTAACCTTTCCTCTCTATCAATTCTTTCCAATTTAAAGTACCATAATAATGAAATATTTTTATACTTAACATAAGAGATAGGGCAGTAATAGAAGCTCCTATTACTATGGTTGTAATCATTAAGGCTTGGGGAAGGGGATCTACCATAACCTTTGTTTCTTCAGAAAGTATGGGAATAAAACCATTCTCAACATGGCCAAAATTTAAAAATAATAATATCACTGCCGTTTGGATTATGTTTATGCAGATTATGGATTTAATCATATTCTTACTAGTAGCAAGACCGTATACGCCTATTAATACAACAATAAATTGTAATATTAAATCAACTTTCACTATCTTCCCTCCTCAATAAAGATTGAAAATATAGCTACAAGACCTGTGGCCACCTTAATTCCAATAAAAAAATTTAATATTACTAAAAATATTTTCTTTAAATTCATATCACTATTGACTGGTAAAAAATTAGTGAA includes these proteins:
- a CDS encoding complex I subunit 5 family protein, with the translated sequence MKFIPVYLIFIPIITAMFIYLINNKYFNYLVFISQSIITILAISYYHAFNKFIVNNVLLLGGWDKTIGICLKNDKLSISFIFLSIFIWWMILIYCWDKRKKDSKFLFFLMFLEGTFLGLLQSNDLFNLFIFIEITTIISTILIIYKKDGYSVRAGLYYLLFNSTGMIFYLLGLILLYVVSGTLNMDIISEKIYPIKNFSIIKISYIFIIAAIGVKSAFFPVYNWLPKAHGAAPASISALLSGLLVKSGLYIFIRMNQMFKLEIFYNLFFLFGFFTAISGIIFALSQKDIKQILAFHTISQIGIILMGLSSMDGKTYVGGVMHIFNHAMFKSLLFMGAGIIINNYRVRRITEIRGVFKNLPFTSLFMIVGMLSITGSPFFNGFVSKTIIKHGVADNNLKFIMLFIVNLGTSVSFIKMSQIFFGESTIERSRHAGSNISMFLLSIMCIILGNFFIPLTREIFDIDLSHINIMSFDKLLNYIMTMGIGYIIYKNFIAKDYKIIKKIRHFNVSFETTNVMLVTFICIMIFYSKLVS
- a CDS encoding sodium:proton antiporter, encoding MKVDLILQFIVVLIGVYGLATSKNMIKSIICINIIQTAVILLFLNFGHVENGFIPILSEETKVMVDPLPQALMITTIVIGASITALSLMLSIKIFHYYGTLNWKELIERKG